A genomic stretch from Poecile atricapillus isolate bPoeAtr1 chromosome 10, bPoeAtr1.hap1, whole genome shotgun sequence includes:
- the LOC131582802 gene encoding arylamine N-acetyltransferase, liver isozyme-like has translation MNIQEYFGRISYSKPHKDADLQTLTAIFQHHIQTIPFENLSMHCGEAIKLDLQSTYNKIVRKKRGGWCLEINHLLFWALQELGYDVCILGANSYEPAEKGYTAVINHILLKVVIKGDSYIVDAGFGGAYQMWQPLMLISGKDQPQVPGIFHFMEDNGIWYFEKVKRKHYIPEHSKSDFPDTPELGNIRKIYRFTLEPRHIDDFQELNAYLQVSPDNILRKKSICTLQTTNGFLALVGWTFSEMKYNYTEDTDLVNITTLTDEEVEKTLKDKFNIVLENKLVPVNVRGLPPNLVDKI, from the coding sequence ATGAACATTCAGGAGTATTTTGGAAGAATATCTTACAGCAAGCCCCATAAGGATGCAGACTTGCAGACCCTGACAGCCATCTTCCAGCATCACATCCAGACCATTCCTTTTGAGAACCTCAGCATGCATTGTGGGGAGGCCATCAAACTGGATTTGCAATCTACTTACAATAAGATTGTGAGAAAGAAACGTGGTGGATGGTGCCTGGAAATCAACCACCTCCTCTTCTGGGCCTTGCAAGAATTAGGGTATGATGTCTGTATTCTTGGTGCAAACagctatgagccagcagagaAGGGATACACTGCTGTTATAAACCATATCCTGCTGAAGGTGGTGATCAAGGGAGATTCCTACATAGTAGATGCTGGGTTTGGTGGTGCCTACCAGATGTGGCAGCCACTGATGCTGATTTCTGGGAAGGACCAACCCCAGGTCCCTGGCATTTTCCACTTCATGGAAGACAACGGCATCTGGTACTTTGAGAAAGTCAAAAGGAAGCATTATATTCCTGAGCACAGTAAGAGTGACTTCCCTGATACTCCAGAACTGGGGAACATCCGAAAAATATACAGATTTACTCTCGAGCCACGGCATATAGATGATTTCCAGGAGCTAAATGCCTACCTCCAAGTGTCTCCAGATAACATCCTTCGGAAGAAGTCAATCTGCACTCTCCAAACCACCAATGGGTTCCTTGCCTTGGTTGGATGGACCTTCAGTGAGATGAAATACAACTACACAGAGGACACGGACCTGGTGAACATCACAACCCTTACAGATGAAGAGGTTGAGAAGACACTGAAAGATAAATTCAATATAGTACTGGAGAACAAACTAGTACCAGTAAATGTTCGTGGCTTGCCACCTAATTTAGTGGATAAGATCTAA
- the LOC131582801 gene encoding arylamine N-acetyltransferase, pineal gland isozyme NAT-10 isoform X1, whose protein sequence is MKRACESWLRLSSLPLAGEMNLEEYFARTGYKGSTEKQDLETLTDIFQHHIRAVPFENLSIHCGEKITLELEHVYKKIVQRKRGGWCMENNQLLGWVLKGLGYDTSFLGAYVFNPHQNAYATLMTHLVVKVVIDGKAYIVDGGFGVSYQMWQPMELVSGKDQPQVPGVFRFTEKNGVWYLEKMRRKQYIPNQSFSNSDLLEKNECRKVYMFSLEPQTVEDFRFQCTYLQTSPDSLFTKKSICALQTTHGFRALIGWTFTEITYNYKENMDLVEFVALEDEEVEKTLKEKFNITLERKLVPINIKGSYTI, encoded by the exons ATGAAAAGAGCATGTGAATCCTGGCTCAGACTGTCCTCCCTCCCACTGGCAG GTGAGATGAACCTTGAAGAGTATTTTGCAAGAACTGGCTATAAAGGCTCCACTGAAAAACAAGATTTGGAAACCTTAACTGATATATTCCAGCACCACATCCGTGCCGTTCCCTTCGAAAACCTCAGCATCCACTGCGGGGAGAAAATTACTTTGGAGTTGGAGCACGTTTACAAGAAGATTGTGCAGAGGAAGCGGGGTGGCTGGTGCATGGAGAACAaccagctgctgggctgggtgcTGAAGGGCCTGGGGTACGACACCAGCTTCCTGGGGGCGTACGTGTTCAACCCCCACCAGAACGCCTACGCCACCCTCATGACCCACCTCGTAGTGAAGGTCGTCATCGATGGCAAAGCCTACATCGTTGATGGAGGCTTCGGGGTGTCCTACCAGATGTGGCAGCCCATGGAGCTTGTGTCAGGGAAAGACCAGCCCCAGGTTCCCGGCGTCTTCCGCTTCACGGAAAAAAACGGTGTCTGGTACCTGGAGAAAATGAGACGGAAACAATACATCCCCAATCAGAGCTTCTCCAACTCTGACCTGCTGGAGAAAAACGAGTGTCGGAAAGTTTATATGTTCAGCCTTGAGCCACAGACAGTGGAAGATTTCCGTTTCCAGTGCACATACCTCCAGACCTCTCCCGATTCCCTCTTCACAAAGAAGTCCATCTGCGCCCTCCAGACCACCCATGGATTCCGAGCGCTAATTGGGTGGACGTTCACTGAAATCACGTACAACTACAAAGAAAACATGGATCTGGTAGAATTTGTAGCTCTCGAAGACGAAGAGgtggaaaaaaccctcaaagaGAAATTCAACATCACCCTTGAGAGAAAACTTGTCCCCATTAATATTAAAGGATCTTACACAATCTAG
- the LOC131582801 gene encoding arylamine N-acetyltransferase, pineal gland isozyme NAT-10 isoform X2: MNLEEYFARTGYKGSTEKQDLETLTDIFQHHIRAVPFENLSIHCGEKITLELEHVYKKIVQRKRGGWCMENNQLLGWVLKGLGYDTSFLGAYVFNPHQNAYATLMTHLVVKVVIDGKAYIVDGGFGVSYQMWQPMELVSGKDQPQVPGVFRFTEKNGVWYLEKMRRKQYIPNQSFSNSDLLEKNECRKVYMFSLEPQTVEDFRFQCTYLQTSPDSLFTKKSICALQTTHGFRALIGWTFTEITYNYKENMDLVEFVALEDEEVEKTLKEKFNITLERKLVPINIKGSYTI; the protein is encoded by the coding sequence ATGAACCTTGAAGAGTATTTTGCAAGAACTGGCTATAAAGGCTCCACTGAAAAACAAGATTTGGAAACCTTAACTGATATATTCCAGCACCACATCCGTGCCGTTCCCTTCGAAAACCTCAGCATCCACTGCGGGGAGAAAATTACTTTGGAGTTGGAGCACGTTTACAAGAAGATTGTGCAGAGGAAGCGGGGTGGCTGGTGCATGGAGAACAaccagctgctgggctgggtgcTGAAGGGCCTGGGGTACGACACCAGCTTCCTGGGGGCGTACGTGTTCAACCCCCACCAGAACGCCTACGCCACCCTCATGACCCACCTCGTAGTGAAGGTCGTCATCGATGGCAAAGCCTACATCGTTGATGGAGGCTTCGGGGTGTCCTACCAGATGTGGCAGCCCATGGAGCTTGTGTCAGGGAAAGACCAGCCCCAGGTTCCCGGCGTCTTCCGCTTCACGGAAAAAAACGGTGTCTGGTACCTGGAGAAAATGAGACGGAAACAATACATCCCCAATCAGAGCTTCTCCAACTCTGACCTGCTGGAGAAAAACGAGTGTCGGAAAGTTTATATGTTCAGCCTTGAGCCACAGACAGTGGAAGATTTCCGTTTCCAGTGCACATACCTCCAGACCTCTCCCGATTCCCTCTTCACAAAGAAGTCCATCTGCGCCCTCCAGACCACCCATGGATTCCGAGCGCTAATTGGGTGGACGTTCACTGAAATCACGTACAACTACAAAGAAAACATGGATCTGGTAGAATTTGTAGCTCTCGAAGACGAAGAGgtggaaaaaaccctcaaagaGAAATTCAACATCACCCTTGAGAGAAAACTTGTCCCCATTAATATTAAAGGATCTTACACAATCTAG